A portion of the Krasilnikovia cinnamomea genome contains these proteins:
- a CDS encoding SDR family NAD(P)-dependent oxidoreductase: protein MSGRRVLITGGASGLGRALAERLAARGERVLVTDLAPDREVPAGAMYQRLDITSFDDWAAALDRVERDLDGLDLLVNNAGIAAGGRVDRLDDAHWRRVLEINVLGTVNGCRMFAPMFKAQQRGHIVNVASIAGLTHPAAMTSYDASKAAVVALSEGLRHELRPWGVDVSVVCPSFFRTNLAASLGGDDPLMERIAARLIARAPLDATEMAARVLRGVDAGRFLVLPDRPARMAFWTKRLARPLYDRRMIAAGARIREIELGADAAREAS from the coding sequence ATGAGCGGGCGTCGCGTCCTGATCACCGGCGGCGCCTCCGGTCTGGGCCGGGCCCTCGCCGAGCGCCTCGCGGCCCGTGGGGAGCGCGTGCTCGTCACCGACCTGGCGCCGGACCGGGAGGTGCCCGCCGGTGCGATGTACCAGCGCCTGGACATCACCTCCTTCGACGACTGGGCGGCCGCCCTGGACCGGGTCGAGCGTGACCTCGACGGTCTGGACCTGCTCGTCAACAACGCCGGCATCGCCGCGGGCGGCCGGGTCGATCGGCTCGACGACGCGCACTGGCGACGGGTTCTCGAAATCAACGTCCTCGGCACGGTCAACGGCTGCCGCATGTTCGCGCCGATGTTCAAGGCGCAGCAGCGCGGCCACATCGTCAACGTCGCGTCGATCGCCGGACTCACCCATCCGGCCGCGATGACCTCCTACGACGCCAGCAAGGCGGCCGTCGTCGCGCTGTCGGAAGGCCTGCGCCACGAGCTGCGCCCGTGGGGCGTCGACGTCAGCGTCGTCTGCCCGTCGTTCTTCCGTACCAATCTGGCCGCCTCCCTCGGCGGCGACGATCCGCTCATGGAGCGGATCGCCGCCCGGCTGATCGCCCGCGCGCCGCTCGACGCCACCGAGATGGCCGCCCGGGTCCTGCGCGGCGTCGACGCCGGACGCTTCCTCGTCCTGCCGGACCGGCCGGCCCGGATGGCGTTCTGGACCAAGCGCCTGGCGCGTCCGCTCTACGACCGCCGGATGATCGCCGCCGGCGCCCGGATCCGCGAGATCGAGCTCGGCGCGGACGCCGCCCGGGAGGCGTCGTGA